The nucleotide window GTCAAGAGCGCGGTGCTGCTGGCGGGGCTGTTCGCCGAAGGGGAGACGGTGGTGGTGGAACCCGCCCCCACCCGCGACCACTCCGAGCGCATCTTCCGCCACTTCGGGCTGCCCATCGCCGTCGAGGGCAACCAGATCCGCACCGAGCGGGCCCGGCCCTATAGGGCGCGCGACCTCACCGTTCCCGGCGACATCAGCAGTGCGGCCTTCTTCATCGTGGCGGCCCTCATCACGCCCGATAGCGAGGTGAGGCTCGAGGGCGTAGGGCTCAACCCCACCCGCACCGGCCTGCTCAGCGTGCTCAAGGAGATGGGGGCCGACCTCAGCTGGGAAGTCACCGAGGGTCACGACGGTGAGCCGGTGGGCTGGATCCGGGCGCGCTCGTCGAGCCTCAGGGGGGTCTCGGTGGACCCGGCGCTGATCCCGCTGATGGTGGACGAGGTGCCCGTCCTGGCGGCGGCGGCGGCCTGGGCCGAGGGAGAGACCTTTATCCCCAACCTCGAGGAGCTGCGGGTCAAGGAGTCCGACCGGCTGGCAGCCATCGCCAAGAACCTGCACAACCTGGGCGTGAAGGCCGAGGCCGGCCCTGACTGGATTCGCATCTGGGGAGGCGCGGTGCAGGCCGGGGGGGTGGTCGAACCCTTCCACGACCACCGCATCGCCATGGCTTTCGCGGTGTGCGGCTTGCCCAAAGGGGTGACGGTGCAGGACGCCGAATGGGCCAGCATCTCCTTCCCGAGCTTCTGGGAAGATTTGGAACGCCTCTCGAGCAGGGACTGACATGCCGGACGTCATCACCATCGATGGCCCCTCGGCTTCGGGCAAGTCCAGCGTGGCCCGGCGGGTCGCCGCCGAGTTGGGGCTGCCTTACGTCTCGAGCGGGCTGATCTACCGGGGCGTGACCTACCAGGTGAGGCGCTATGGGGTCAACCCCGACGACGAGGCCGCCATCGTGCGCATGCTCGGCCAGCACCCGATTCAACTGGTGCCGCTGCCCGAGGGCAACCGCATGCTGGCCGAAGGACAGGACGTAACCGCCCAGATGCACACCCTCGAGATCGACCAGGCCGTCTCGGCGGTCGCACGCCACCCCGAGGTGCGGGCCTACGTCTACCGTTCGCTGCGGGCTTTACAGCCGCCGTTCGTGGTGGAGGGGCGGGACATGGGCAGCACGGTGTTTCCCGACGCCGCCCTCAAGTTCTACCTCACCGCCACGCCCGAGGTGCGGGCGAGGCGCCGGGTAGGCGAGCGCGACGCCGACTACGCGACGGTGCTGGCCGACCTCATCCGCCGCGACGCCGCCGACGCCAAGCAGATCCCCCCCGCGCCCGACGCCATCATCATCGACACCAGTGCGATGGGCCTGGAGGAGGTGGTGCAGAGCATTCTCGAGCGGATCCGCAAGACTTCGGCGTTTAGCGTTTAGACGCATTTACGCTGCGCCGCGTGCAGCCTAAATGACCGCCTACAGCAGGAGGCAGTTGTGGGCGGTATTCGTGGGAACGCTCTAAACCTCCCCCACCTCCACGGCTGCCGTCAGGGCGGCGCCCAGCAGCCCGGCTTCGCTGCCCAGCTCGGCCAGCCTGAGGGGTGGGGCGATCCAGCCCTCGAGGTAATGCTCGTAGGTGGCGTATACCTCGTCGAGGTAGGCCTGTCCGGCGTTGAGGGCGATGCCTCCGCCCAAAACGATCACCTCCGGGTCATAGGCCTTGACCAACGAGGCCAAGCCGATGCCCACGTAGCGCGCGGCCTGGAGCACGATGCGCCTGGCTTTGGCTTCGCCCGCCTGGAAGTGGGCGAAGAGTTCGCGGGTGCCGACTTCTCTCTTGTACACCGCCTGGGCCATGCGCTCCATCGCCGGGCCGGTGGCCAGGGCCTCGAGGCAACCCTCCAAACCGCAGCCACAGGCAGGGCCGCCGGGCAGCACGGTGATGTGCCCCACCTCGCCTCCCTGCCCGTGAGCTCCCCGCAACACCCGGTTGCCCCACACGAAGCCCCCGCCCACCCCGGTAGAAACCGTGACGAACAGTGAACTCTCCGCTCCCCGCGCGGCCCCCAGGAAGTGCTCGGCCAGCGCGGCGGCGTTGGCGTCGTTCTCCACGTACACCGGCAGGCCCGAAGCTTCCTCGAGCAGCTTCTGAATGGGAAAGTCGGTAAAACCGGCGATGTTGGGGGCGAATTTGATGATGCCCCGTTTGAAGTCCAGGGGCCCCGGCGTGCCCAGCCCGATGGCCCTGGCCCTGACCCCCGCGGCTTCCATGGTGCTGCGGGCCGCGGAAGCCATGGCCTCGATCACCGCCTGGCCACCGGCTTCGGGAGTAGGCACGGTGGTCTTGGACTGGATGGCTCCGTCTGCAAACACTCCGGCTGCGATCTTGGTTCCGCCCAGGTCGATTCCGATAACGCTCATTGCTCCTCCTGATGGGGGGATTGCTCGTCGCGCTCGAGCAGGCGGTAGGCCTGTTGCAACAGCTCCGCCGGAACCCACAGCGACACGTCCCCCATGTAAGTTCCCATGTATATTTCGATCACGCCCGCGTCGGTAAAGGGGGTTTCGATGTGGACAGGAATACGGCTGGCCTCGAGCTGGGCCCTCAGGCCCTCGGCATAAAGGCGGGGAAAGCTACCGAGGAAGGCATAGCGGTGGCCTCCGAGCATCCGGGTTTCGGGCTGGTGGTCCATCGGGTCCAGTCTATCGCCCTGCGCGCGGGCCTCAGGCTTGCAGCAGGGCCTGCACCAGGCCCGCGTAGGCCTGGGCGGCGGCCTCGAGTTCGTCGATGCCGATGTGCTCGAAGGTAGTATGGGCCAAAGCGGGGTCACCGGGGCCATAGCCGATCACCGGAGCCCCGCTCCAGGCCAGGTAGGGGGCGTCGGTGGTGAAGCCCCAGAACCCCGCCGAATCCTGCTTCAGGGTTCGCAGCGCCACCTCCAGCAGCGGATGGTCGCTCTCCAGCGAGTAAGCCGGGAGCAAAGCCGAGATGCCCAGGCGCACCGGGCCGGAGACCAGTTCCTCCTCGGGGATGTAGACGCTGGCCTCGCCCGCTATGTCGCGCAACCCGTCGAGCAGGTCGTGGATATCGGCCCCGGGCTCGTAGCGCAGGTCCAGCACCGCCCTGGCCACGCCGGGCACCACGTTGGTGGCCTCGGGGTAGGTCTCGAGCCGGGTGGGGGTGAGCCGGATGTCGAAGGACTCGGCGTGCTGCTCGAGCTGGGTGAGGAAGAGGGCCAGGGGGTAGATGGGGTTGGTGCCACTCGCCAGCGCCGCGTGAGCCTGCTCGCCGGGGAAGTCGGCCCAGATCTCGCCCCGGCCCCGGTGCCCGCGCATGACCTGCCGGGCGGAGGGCTCACCCAGCAGGATGGCCTTGGGCGGCTGGAGTTTGAGGCGGCTCGAGGCGTAACGGCTGCCCAGCCCCCCCACCTCCTCCTGCACGGTAGCCAAGAAGCGCACCCGCCCTCCCAGCTCTTGCCCTTTGAGCTGCTGGATGGCCCCCAGCATTGCCACCAGCGGCCCTTTCATGTCCACCGCCCCGCGCCCCCACACTTTTCCGCCCTCTATAACCCCGGCGAAGGGCGGGTGAGGCCAGGCCCCTGGGTCTCCGGCGGGCACCACGTCGATATGACCGGTGAGCAGGATCTCCGGTTCCTGCGAGCCCAGCACAGCCTCAACGTTCCCCGCCTCATCTACCTCGGCCCTCAACCCCAGCTCTTCCAGAAGGCTCACCAGCACCCGCACCGCGCGCTCCTCGCGTCCCGAATAGCTCTCGGCCTGGATCAGCCGCGAAAGGGAGTGTGCTAGATCCATGGGGCATACCTTACTGCATGAGGCGCGCCTGAAGCAGTCGAAGGGCAGGGCGCAGCAGCGAGCGCCCCTTTTCTCTCACCCTCAACCCGTCCCCACCCTGGCGCTACACCCGCCCCAGCCGCACCCGGTACAAGAGGATGCCCAGCGCGACTGAGGCGTTGAGCGACTCGGCTTCGGGGTGCATGGGAATGCGCAGCAACTCGTCGCAGCGCTCGGCTACCAGCCTCCGCAAGCCCTCGCCTTCCGAACCGATGACAATGGCCAGGGGCCGCCTATAATCGAGGGCCTCGAGGTCCTTAGCCGCTTCCCCAGCCGCCCCGTACACCCAGACTCCGCGCTTCTTGAGTTCCTCGAGGTAGCGGGCCATGTTTTTTACCTGCACCAGCGGCAACTTGAGCGCCGTCCCCGCCGAAGCCTTGAGCACCAGCGCCGAAAGCGGGGCGCTGCGCCTCTCCTCGCTCACTACCCCATGCGCCCCCAGCGCCAGCGCACTGCGGATGATGGCCCCGTAGTTGCGCGGGTCGGTGATGCCGTCCAGCAACACCAGAAGCGGGGTTTCCCCCCGCTTCCTCGCCAGCTCGAAGGGGGCCTCGGGATCGGAAAACCTCAGCTCGGCCACCTCGGCGGCGATGCCCTGGTGGTGCGTGGTGCGCAGGCGCTGGTCGAGCTCGATGCGTGGCACCTGTTCGTAGTCCACGTTCAGCTTCTCCAGCTCCCGCAGCAGCCAGGCTTCGACCCCTCTGGCCACCCAAACCCGACTCACCCGACCTTCCCTGATGGCTTCCAAAACCGGGTTGCGCCCGTAGATCAGCATAGGCTCCAGTTTAATCGTTGGACATTGGGCGTTCGCGGACTACGGATTTGGGCGATCTGCCCCCCGGGGAGCCCTTTCTCCAAGATCACGCTCTTGAAGCCGCCCCGCCCGGTGTAGATGCCCGCCTTGACACTCCCACGCCCCGCCACGGCGTGGCGGGAAGCACGTGGAATTCTCACTTCACCGAGGGTTGCCCACTTATAGCAGGTTTACACCCTCTCCACAAGCGCTTAACGTCTCCGTGTGCCCCACGGCGACGCAGAAAGCCCCTACACCTGGCCTGGGCGTCGCGCGCTTTGCGCTTCGTGTACGACCTTTAAGAAAAGCTAAACCCCCGGAATTTCCGGAGGTTTTCTGGTGACCCCAAGGGGATTCGAACCCCTGCCGCCGCCTTGAAAGGGCGGTGACCTAACCGCTAGTCGATGGGGCCGGGCAGCCGTTTTCCCGTCAGGTGCGAGAATTTTGGCTGGGGCGCGTGGATTCGAACCACGATTGACGGAGCCAGAATCCGTAGTCCTGCCGTTAGACGACGCCCCAGCGAGGCCCTGGTCTGACGTTCTCAGGAGAACGTACCCGCAAACGGGCATCAGAGATGGTACACAATCGTCACGCGCTTGGCAAGCCCTCCCGCCTATAATCACCTGGGAAGGTGTCCATAGGTGGATGTCGAAGCCAAAATTATCGAAGCGCTGATGGGGTATGTCTCGCGGGGAGCCGCCGAGAGCCTGCTGCGCCGGGTGCTGCACAGGGCGCGCAAAAACCCCCTGGCGATGGGACCGCAGGAGTGGATCGAGCTGATCGAGGGCCCGCTGCTGGCAGAGCTGCGGCAAGTGTTGCCCATCACCGGCCAAATCCCCCCGCTCAAGGGGCTGGTCAAGGGCCTGCGCCAGGTGCGTGGGTCGGCCCCCGCACCGGTGGCGCAGGCCGAAGCGCCCCTCGAGCCCACCCTCGAGCTGCCCCTCGACTGGCTCGACCTCAGCGAAGCGGAGGTGCGACAAAGCCTTTTGCAGGAGCTCGCCCGCATCGAAGGGGTTCTAGGGGTGGCAATCCAGACCCCCTGGGGACAGGAAATTCGCCTGCCCGAGGACACGGGGGAGTTGCCACTGCTGGTAAGCATGGCCCACCGGTTACTTTCTTTACGGCAACCTTACGCCATGTTTTACACTGTCCTGGGAAATGCCCAGCTCATGGTGCGTGGGATGGGTCAGAGTTGGGTGGCAGTCCTCGCTGATCACGACGCTAACCCCGGTCATCTGCTCTACCGGCTGCGCCAGCTACAGGCAGCACCCCAAGAGGCCAAACCACGCTAGGAGGCTTGATCTCGATGATGAAACGATGGATTGCAGTGATCGTTCTCGGGGCCTGGGCCTGGGCCGCCCCGCTGACCACCGTCTACGACAGGGTTGCCTCGCTGATGAACCAGGTCCAAAGCGTACAGAGCAGCAACCCCAAACAAGCCAGCGACCTCCTGCGGCAGGCCGACGAGTACCTGAGCAAGGAGGGTGGCGAGCTTTCGATGAAGCTGCGCGAGGGCATATCCACCGCCCTGCGCGACGCCCAGACCGCCCTAGCCCGCAAGAGCAAGGCCGACCTCGAAGCCCGCTTGCAGATGGTGAAGAGTCTGCTGGGCAAGGCCCTCTACGACAGCTATTTCGACGCTTTGGGGAAAGCCCAAGCCGACGCTGCCAGCGCCCTGCTGCCCCGCCTAATCGCCGCCAGCGCCCTGCCCAAGACCCTCAGCGCGCAGATCGAGGGCTTGGGCAGCGATATCGACAAGATACGCCAGACCCTCGAGCGCACCTACGCCCAGGGGATCGTCAACGCCCTCTCGCGCGCCCGCAGTCAAAGCAACGCTACCCAGGCCTTCCTCGAAGCCACCCGGGCCTACACCCTCTACCTGGTGGTGCAGGAATCCCCACGGGCTGCCGGCCTGAGCGCCAGGGCCTTCGTCAACGCTCTGAGCAAACTCTCCAACAACGACCTGGCGGGCTTCCGCAAAGATATTGAAACGCTACGCCAGCAGGCCGAGGGCTTTTTAGGGCGGGTGAGCTCGAGTTCGCCAGGTGCGGTCCGGAGCTCTGCCCCCGCCCGCACCGTCGCCGCCCCCCCCGCCCAAGGGGGGGCGGGTTCCCAAGCGACACCCGCTGCTAAACCCGCTTCCAAGCCAGCTCAGGCCCCCCAGCAGGTGGCGGCTCAGGCTGCAGCGGCGAAGAGCGGGGATCATGAGGAGCGCTACGAGGGCAAGCTGAGCGCCCCCACCCAGGCCCGCGTGGACGCGGTGCTGACCCGGCTGGGCTTCGCCGACTTGGGCGAGTGGGTCAGGGGCATGAACCTTGAGCTGCGCGCCCGCTTGGGTGAGGCCACCGCCCACGTCAAGAGCGGGAACTTCGAGGGGGTGCGCGAATACCTCGAGCTCTCCCACGACGCCTACACGCAACGCTACTACCCCGTGGTGTATCTGCTCGATCCAGCCCTCGCCGACCGCTTCGACCGTCTGCTGGGGCGTATGCAAGAAGCAGTCGGCCTACGGGCTACCGACTTGGCCGTGGCTCTGGCCGAGGTGCAGGAAATCGAGGAGCGACTGGAAGGAAGCAGCCTGGGCCTAGACCACGCCCTTCAAGTCCAGCTCGAGTTGCTCCTGCTGGGTATCCCGCGGGCCTTTATGTTCATCCTGGCGGCCCTGCTGGCGGTCTTCCCGCTCTACCTGGTGAAGCTGACCTTCGGCGGGCGCAACACCTACTGGCGGCTGCTGGGCTTGGCCTTCTTCTTCCTCTTCCTGCCGGCCATGATCGAGGGGCTCTCCTACGTGGCCTCCATCTTGGCCGACCCTCGCTTTGGCAACCTGGGTTTCTTAGCCCCGCTGTCCACCTTTTCGATCCAGAGCAGCCTGATGGCCCAGCTTCTGTGGGGCCTGACGCTGTTTCTGGTCATCGGCCTCTCGGCAGCCGGCCTGCGGGGGATTGCCGTGCAATTCGGTCTCATCCAGGACCGCCGCGCCCGCACCAACACCACCACCGTCGCGCAGACCAACCCCGGCCTCGCCGCGGCCGCACCCATGCGCGCTGCTGCCGATCCCAAGCTCACCAGCGAGACCATCGTCGAGTGGGACGAGGAGTTTTGAGGGTCCGGACCTGGATGGCTGGACTCTGGAGGAATGGCGGGCTGAGGTAACTTAGAGGTGGAGGCGTCGCAAGTGTCTTTGTACCAGAACCTGTTTGACTCGCTCGAGCCCTTCCTGGGCGCCAAAACCCAGTCCATCCTGGAAGAGGGCGTACGACGCTTGGGGGTAGACCCCGAGCGCCTGGACGTCGCCCAGGCCGAGAGCATCCTCAAGCGCCTGGTGTACCGCGAACTGCAGTCCAACCGCACCCCCGCCGAGGCCCGCAGCCTGGTGGACGGCCTGCTCAAGGAATTGCGGGAGCACTCGGGAGGAGGGGGGGGTGGCGGGCTGGCAGCGCTGGAGGCTGGTTTCAAACGCTTCAGCCTGTACCTCGACTGGCCCGAGGTGGCCCGACTGCGCGGCATCCTGAGCGTGCTGCGCAAGGAGCCCGAGGGCTCGGAAGCCAGCCGCATGCTCAAGGAGGGCCAGGAGCTGTTGCGGCAGCTCGAGGAGCGCCTGCAGAGCGCGTTGCTGCGCCAGACCCGCGACATCGCCGATTTGCAAGCGGTGTTCGAGCGGGTCAAGATGATCGGTGGTCCCAAGATTCGTCGCCTCGAGTCGCTGATCCGCCAGATCCAGGAGGCCCACTCCAGCGAGACCTTGGCCCAGGCTGAGGTCGAGCGGGCCCGTACCCTGGCCGCCGAACTGCGCAAGCTGGTGGAGTCGAGCGCCATCAGCACCCCGCGCAACGCTACCGAGCCCGCTTTGGTGGTCGAAGACGAGGAGGAAGCGGTGGTGGCCGTCGAACCGGTGGTGGAGACCGACGCCCCCGAGGCCGCCGGGGAGGCGGGGGGAGCCTGGGACATCGTCATCGACCTCGACAGCCTCTCCCAGGAGCAGCAAAGCCGCATCCGCGAGATCGACCTGGCCGAGGAGCGCCGGCGACTCGAGACCCTCAAGGAGCGCTACGCGGCGGTGCTATCGCGCGCTGGGGTGGCCGAGGAGCTGGCCCGGTTGGAGGCGGAGCTGGCCCAGGGCAATCTGCTGGGTGAGGCCCTGAGCGCCCTCGAGCAGCGGCTCAAATCGGCCCAGGCCGAGGCCATCTCCGAGGCCCGCGCCCGCTACGAATGGCTCACCGACCGCATGCGCCAGCTCTCCTCCCCCGTCCACCGCGACGACGTGGACACCGCCAAGCTGGCCGCGCTGGCCGCGCGGCTGACGGTAGCCTGGGAGACCCTGCAAGGGGGAGCGGTGCCGCAGGACTTGCTCGAGCTCGCCGAGGACGTGCAGGCCCTCGAGGCTGAGACCCGCAGCCGCCGCGAGAATCGCGAGCGCCTGGCCCGGCTGTCTCAGGTCCTCGAAGCCCTGCGCGCCGAGGCCGAGTCGGCGCTGGCCACCTACCGCAACCATCCGCAGGTGCAGGCCTACCTGGCGCGACTGACCCAAGCCAAGCCCGACGAAGCCAGCTTGCAGGCCCTGCGCCAGGACTTCTCGGCGCTGATGGTGGCCCTCACCAAGGAGCAAAAAGAGCGCGACGAAAGCCTCAAGCGCTCCAGCCTCAAGGCCGCGGCCCAAGCCCTGCCGGTGATGCCGGGCCTGGAAATCCATCACGCCCAGTTGCTCCAGCAGATCGAAACCCCCGGCAGCGACCTGGTGGCCCTGGAAAACTACCTCCAGCAGCTCACCCAGCGCACCCGCAACCTGGTGGCCCAGCGGCTGGAAGCCCTGGCCCAGAAGGCACGGCAGTTGGGGATCGAGCTCGAGGGCCTGGCCGAAGCCCGGGCCGCCCTGGCCGAGGAGCGAATCCCCGATCCCGCCGCGCTCGAGCGGCTCTTAGAGGAGCGGGCGAACGAGCTAGCCAACCAGCGCCGCCGCCAGCTGGCCGGCGAGCTCAGCCGCTACGAGGCCGCCGCCCAGGGCCTGCGCGGCCTGGGTGAGGAAAAGCTGCTGAACCTGATCACCGAGGCCCGTAACCGCCTGGCGCTGGGCGAGATCCCCGACACTGCCCCCATCAAGGCCGAACTGGCCCGGCTGGTGCAGCTACAGGACAACCTGCGCGCCGAAGTGGCGGTGAGCCTGGCGGATCTACTCGAGCGCTTCAACGCCCACCGGGCGATGGGGGGAGAGACGGTGATCCGGCTCAAGCCGATGATCGAATTCCTCACCTCGGCGGTCGAACGCCTGGCCCGGGTGGGGCCTTCGGGCATCCTCGAGGTGCGCCAGGCCATCGCCGAAGCCATGCCCCTGGTCAAGCAGCTTGAAGAAGAGCACAAGGCCGCCATGGCGCTGATGCAAGACCTCAAGGGCGGCGAGCTCGATGCCCTGCTGGGGATCTTCGACGCCCAGCCACAGGCTGCCCCCAGCCCTCCCGCCAGCACCCCGGCCTCCAACCCGGTCCCCGAGGTCGAGCCTGCCGAGGAGGCCGGGGCCGAAGAGCCGGGCGATGCCCTGGCCCCGTTCAGGCTCAGGGGAGTCGAAGCCGTGGCCTTGGTGGGTGAGAATGGCCTGCTGATGGGCAAGCTCCCCACGACCCTCCAGAGCGTGCGAACGACCTTCAGCGACCTGAGCTCGCTGGCAGGAGAGCTGGCCGGAGCTACCACCCGCCTGGCGGTGATCTCGCTGTCCCAGAGCGTCGTGATCATGGTCCCCTTGGGCGAGAAAGGCCTGTTCATCCTGGCTGAGAAGCCGCTGCTCTCGCGCCTGCTCACGCAGGTCGAACGCCACCGGGCGGAATTGGCACGGCTGTAAGAGCGGTTCAGCAAAACCCACGAATTGCCGGGGCTGTCACGTACTGAACCATCTTTTCAGGGCCTAATGCTACACTGGAGAAAGTGTCGCAGGCGGTAGAAGTCAGTCCAGTCCAACTTTGGGGCCAGCTCGAGCCCAAAATCCGCTACCTACCCGAGGTCTCCAAGGCCAAAGTGCGGGAGGCGCTGGATTTTGCCTTTGAAGCACACAAGGAGCAGCGGCGCAGGAGCGGCGAGCCTTTCATCATCCATCCGGTGGCGGTGGCAGAAATCCTAGCCGAGCTCAAGCTCGATGCCGACACCCTGATGGCCGGGTTGCTGCACGATACGGTCGAGGACACCGAAGCCCGCCCCGAGCAGATCGAAGCGCGCTTTGGCCCGGCGGTGCGCAGGATCGTGGAGGGGGAGACCAAAGTCTCCAAGCTCTACAAGCTAGCCCACGCCGCCAGCGAAGATAAGCACGCCGAGGAAAAGCACGCCGAGGACCTGCGCCAGATGTTCATCGCCATGGCCGAGGACGTGCGCATCATCATCGTCAAGCTGGCCGACCGGCTGCACAACATGCGCACCCTCGAGTTCATGCCCCCCGACAAGCAGGCCCGCATCGCCCGCGAGACCCTGGAGATCTACGCGCCGCTGGCCCATCGCTTGGGCATCGGGCAGCTCAAATGGGAACTCGAGGACCTCTCCTTTCGCTACCTCAACCCCGAGGCCTATACCCAGCTCACCGAGAGGCTCAAGAGCCACCGCGACGAGCGCGAGAGCGCGGTAGAGAAGGCCAGGGAGAGCCTACAGGCGGTCTTGCAGCGCGATTCCATTTTGCGCAGCCTGATCAAAGGCTACGAGGTCACCGGGCGCACCAAGCACCTCTACAGCATCTGGAAGAAGATGGAGCGTGAGGGCAAGGAGCTGGCCCAAATCTACGACCTCCTGGCCTTGCGGGTCATCCTCGAGCCTCGCCCCACCGAAGACCCTGAAGAAAAGGCCATGCGCGAGAAACAGGTCTGCTACCACGTGCTAGGCCTGGTGCACGCGCTGTGGCAGCCCATTCCGGGCCGGGTCAAGGACTACATCGCCGTGCCCAAGCCCAACGGCTACCAGTCGCTGCACACCACGGTGATCGCGGTCAACGGCCTGCCGCTGGAGGTGCAGATCCGCACCCGCGAGATGCACCGCGTGGCCGAGTTCGGCATCGCCGCCCACTGGCTTTACAAAGAGGGCCTCACCGATCCCGAGGAGGTCAGGCGCCGGGTGAGCTGGCCGCACTCCATTCAGGAGTGGCAGCAGGAGTTCTCCAGTTCGCGCGAGTTCGTGGAGGTGGTCACCCGCGACTTGCTGGGCGGGCGGGTCTTCGTGTTTACGCCTAAGGGCAAGGTCATCAACCTGCCCTCGGGCTCGGGGCCGGTGGACTTCGCCTACCACATCCACACCGAGGTGGGCCACCACATGGTGGGGGCCAAGGTCAACGGGCGGATCGTGCCGCTGAGCCATGAGCTGCAAAACGGCGACATCGTCGAGATCCTCACCGCCAAGACCGCCCACCCCTCCAAGGACTGGATCGAATACGCCAAGACCCGCAGCGCCAAGAGCAAGCTCCGGGCTTACTTCCGCGCCTCGGAGCGCCAGGAGTTGCTGGAGAAGGGGGCGAGGATGCTGGAGAAGTACTTCAAGCGCCGGGGCATCCCCAGGCCGCT belongs to Calidithermus timidus DSM 17022 and includes:
- the cmk gene encoding (d)CMP kinase, whose translation is MPDVITIDGPSASGKSSVARRVAAELGLPYVSSGLIYRGVTYQVRRYGVNPDDEAAIVRMLGQHPIQLVPLPEGNRMLAEGQDVTAQMHTLEIDQAVSAVARHPEVRAYVYRSLRALQPPFVVEGRDMGSTVFPDAALKFYLTATPEVRARRRVGERDADYATVLADLIRRDAADAKQIPPAPDAIIIDTSAMGLEEVVQSILERIRKTSAFSV
- a CDS encoding RelA/SpoT family protein; the encoded protein is MSQAVEVSPVQLWGQLEPKIRYLPEVSKAKVREALDFAFEAHKEQRRRSGEPFIIHPVAVAEILAELKLDADTLMAGLLHDTVEDTEARPEQIEARFGPAVRRIVEGETKVSKLYKLAHAASEDKHAEEKHAEDLRQMFIAMAEDVRIIIVKLADRLHNMRTLEFMPPDKQARIARETLEIYAPLAHRLGIGQLKWELEDLSFRYLNPEAYTQLTERLKSHRDERESAVEKARESLQAVLQRDSILRSLIKGYEVTGRTKHLYSIWKKMEREGKELAQIYDLLALRVILEPRPTEDPEEKAMREKQVCYHVLGLVHALWQPIPGRVKDYIAVPKPNGYQSLHTTVIAVNGLPLEVQIRTREMHRVAEFGIAAHWLYKEGLTDPEEVRRRVSWPHSIQEWQQEFSSSREFVEVVTRDLLGGRVFVFTPKGKVINLPSGSGPVDFAYHIHTEVGHHMVGAKVNGRIVPLSHELQNGDIVEILTAKTAHPSKDWIEYAKTRSAKSKLRAYFRASERQELLEKGARMLEKYFKRRGIPRPLESQLEEAARKLVRSSSPDDLYLALATNRITVPQVARILLPKPQMVEITRPKPTPNQLGIRLENGLVAPLKLASCCMPNKGDPILGYVTRGRGVSIHKADCPNLRRLMEGEAGRIVPAYWEGLGRVMQLEVLADDRAGLLRDIMDAIASMGKSAMGVNSNPVSPLSKVFSIKTRIEVNAGEQATLDERLRQVSNVREVNWSPVR
- the rlmB gene encoding 23S rRNA (guanosine(2251)-2'-O)-methyltransferase RlmB, which gives rise to MLIYGRNPVLEAIREGRVSRVWVARGVEAWLLRELEKLNVDYEQVPRIELDQRLRTTHHQGIAAEVAELRFSDPEAPFELARKRGETPLLVLLDGITDPRNYGAIIRSALALGAHGVVSEERRSAPLSALVLKASAGTALKLPLVQVKNMARYLEELKKRGVWVYGAAGEAAKDLEALDYRRPLAIVIGSEGEGLRRLVAERCDELLRIPMHPEAESLNASVALGILLYRVRLGRV
- a CDS encoding ROK family protein, producing MSVIGIDLGGTKIAAGVFADGAIQSKTTVPTPEAGGQAVIEAMASAARSTMEAAGVRARAIGLGTPGPLDFKRGIIKFAPNIAGFTDFPIQKLLEEASGLPVYVENDANAAALAEHFLGAARGAESSLFVTVSTGVGGGFVWGNRVLRGAHGQGGEVGHITVLPGGPACGCGLEGCLEALATGPAMERMAQAVYKREVGTRELFAHFQAGEAKARRIVLQAARYVGIGLASLVKAYDPEVIVLGGGIALNAGQAYLDEVYATYEHYLEGWIAPPLRLAELGSEAGLLGAALTAAVEVGEV
- the aroA gene encoding 3-phosphoshikimate 1-carboxyvinyltransferase: MERLITPTRSLRGSLRVPGDKSVTHRGLMLGAMAEGEAWLYHPLKAGDTLSTAAAMRALGAEISEEGPHFRVKGIGLALREPADVLDCGNAGTLIRLLSGLLSGQELFAVLSGDASLRRRPMGRVTTPLRQMGARIEGREGGKLAPLAIRGGGLRGIRYELPVASAQVKSAVLLAGLFAEGETVVVEPAPTRDHSERIFRHFGLPIAVEGNQIRTERARPYRARDLTVPGDISSAAFFIVAALITPDSEVRLEGVGLNPTRTGLLSVLKEMGADLSWEVTEGHDGEPVGWIRARSSSLRGVSVDPALIPLMVDEVPVLAAAAAWAEGETFIPNLEELRVKESDRLAAIAKNLHNLGVKAEAGPDWIRIWGGAVQAGGVVEPFHDHRIAMAFAVCGLPKGVTVQDAEWASISFPSFWEDLERLSSRD
- a CDS encoding M20 family metallopeptidase: MDLAHSLSRLIQAESYSGREERAVRVLVSLLEELGLRAEVDEAGNVEAVLGSQEPEILLTGHIDVVPAGDPGAWPHPPFAGVIEGGKVWGRGAVDMKGPLVAMLGAIQQLKGQELGGRVRFLATVQEEVGGLGSRYASSRLKLQPPKAILLGEPSARQVMRGHRGRGEIWADFPGEQAHAALASGTNPIYPLALFLTQLEQHAESFDIRLTPTRLETYPEATNVVPGVARAVLDLRYEPGADIHDLLDGLRDIAGEASVYIPEEELVSGPVRLGISALLPAYSLESDHPLLEVALRTLKQDSAGFWGFTTDAPYLAWSGAPVIGYGPGDPALAHTTFEHIGIDELEAAAQAYAGLVQALLQA